One Mycolicibacterium crocinum DNA window includes the following coding sequences:
- the rlmN gene encoding 23S rRNA (adenine(2503)-C(2))-methyltransferase RlmN has translation MKQELVFEAPRRGLPPRHFGDLDADGRAAAVAELGLPAFRAKQLAQQYYGRLLADPQQMTDLPAAVRDACADALFPQLLSVAREIECDKGETRKTLWRAHDGTTFESVLMRYPNRNTVCISSQAGCGMACPFCATGQGGLTRNLSTAEILEQVRAAAVTLRDEFGDRLSNIVFMGMGEPLANYNRVLAAVRRITAAAPEGFGISARSVTVSTVGLAPAIRKLADEHLGVTLALSLHTPDDELRDTLVPVNNRWKVSEVLDAARYYADQTGRRVSIEYALIRDVNDQPWRADLLGKKLHQALGPLAHVNLIPLNPTPGSEWDASPKPVEREFVRRVRAQGVSCTVRDTRGREIAAACGQLAASG, from the coding sequence ATGAAACAAGAGCTGGTCTTCGAGGCACCGCGGCGTGGGTTACCGCCGCGGCACTTCGGCGACCTCGATGCGGACGGCCGCGCGGCCGCGGTGGCCGAACTCGGTCTTCCGGCGTTTCGCGCCAAGCAGTTGGCGCAGCAGTACTACGGGCGGCTGCTGGCCGATCCGCAGCAGATGACCGACCTGCCCGCCGCAGTCCGCGACGCATGCGCCGACGCACTCTTCCCGCAGCTGCTCTCGGTGGCCCGCGAGATCGAGTGCGACAAGGGGGAGACCCGAAAGACGTTGTGGCGCGCCCACGATGGCACCACGTTCGAGTCGGTGCTGATGCGCTACCCCAACCGCAACACCGTCTGTATCTCGTCGCAGGCCGGCTGCGGCATGGCGTGCCCGTTCTGCGCGACCGGCCAAGGCGGGCTGACCCGCAACCTGAGCACCGCCGAGATCCTCGAGCAGGTGCGAGCGGCGGCGGTGACGCTGCGCGACGAGTTCGGCGATCGCCTGTCGAACATCGTGTTCATGGGCATGGGCGAGCCACTGGCCAACTACAACCGGGTGCTGGCCGCGGTGCGGCGCATCACCGCCGCGGCGCCGGAGGGCTTCGGGATCTCGGCCCGGTCGGTGACGGTGTCGACCGTCGGGCTGGCGCCGGCCATCCGCAAACTCGCCGACGAACACCTCGGGGTGACGCTGGCGCTGTCGCTGCACACGCCCGACGACGAACTGCGCGACACCCTCGTGCCGGTGAACAACCGCTGGAAGGTCAGCGAAGTGTTGGACGCCGCGCGCTATTACGCCGACCAGACCGGCCGCCGGGTGTCGATCGAGTACGCGCTGATCCGCGATGTGAATGACCAGCCGTGGCGGGCTGACCTACTGGGCAAGAAGTTGCATCAGGCGCTCGGCCCGCTGGCGCACGTGAATCTGATTCCGCTCAACCCGACACCGGGCAGCGAATGGGATGCCAGCCCCAAGCCGGTGGAACGTGAGTTCGTCCGGCGGGTTCGTGCGCAGGGCGTGTCGTGCACGGTGCGTGATACCCGCGGGCGGGAGATCGCGGCGGCCTGCGGTCAGCTCGCCGCCAGCGGGTAG
- a CDS encoding DUF2631 domain-containing protein: MVSTEVERYTEVDPADVPSAAWGWSKINPRTWHALGIFVTLFLLAMLKGNHVGHVEDYVLIVFAVLVFGATVRDWWGRRRGWIR, encoded by the coding sequence ATGGTCAGCACCGAGGTGGAGCGCTACACAGAGGTCGATCCGGCCGACGTACCCTCGGCCGCCTGGGGTTGGAGCAAGATCAACCCGCGCACCTGGCACGCGCTCGGCATCTTCGTCACGCTGTTCCTGCTGGCGATGCTGAAGGGTAATCACGTCGGCCACGTCGAGGATTACGTGCTGATCGTGTTCGCGGTCCTGGTGTTCGGTGCGACCGTCCGCGACTGGTGGGGCCGTCGCCGCGGCTGGATCCGCTAG
- a CDS encoding cryptochrome/photolyase family protein, which translates to MPTLLWFRRDLRLHDLPPLLEAAADGNEVLACFVLDPRLEKSSGPRRLQFLGDSLRALSDALEGRLLITRGRPEERIPVLCKQIDATEVHVSADFSPFGVRRDAAVKAALDEAGATLQPTGSPYLVAPGRVTKDDGTPYKVFTPFLAKWREVGWRKPAPSASATVSWIDPAGWVSKLRVEAPDPGADLDLAAGEAAALAGWAEFVDSGLADYTEDRNRPDKPGTSRMSAHLKFGTIHPRTMAADLSFRAQGPATYLRELAFRDFYAAVLDRWPDSAWWNWNRNFDAIEVDTGPEAKKAFEAWKEGRTGFPIVDAGMRQLRDSGFVHNRVRMIVASFLVKDLHLPWQWGAQWFLEQLVDGDMANNQHGWQWCAGSGTDAAPYFRVFNPTAQGQKFDPNGDYVRRWVPELADVDDVHKLKGGPPPGYPEPIVDHAAERAEALRRYGQIG; encoded by the coding sequence ATGCCCACACTGCTGTGGTTCCGCCGCGACCTGCGCCTGCACGATCTGCCTCCCTTGCTGGAGGCCGCCGCCGACGGGAACGAGGTCCTCGCCTGCTTCGTACTGGATCCGCGGCTGGAGAAGTCGTCGGGCCCCCGACGCCTGCAGTTCCTCGGCGATTCCCTGCGCGCACTCTCCGACGCCCTCGAAGGCCGGCTGCTGATCACCCGCGGGCGACCCGAGGAACGAATCCCAGTGTTGTGCAAGCAGATCGATGCCACCGAGGTGCATGTCTCGGCCGACTTCAGCCCGTTCGGAGTGCGACGCGACGCGGCGGTGAAGGCCGCCCTGGACGAAGCCGGAGCGACGTTACAGCCCACCGGTTCGCCGTACCTCGTCGCCCCGGGCCGGGTCACCAAGGACGACGGAACCCCGTACAAGGTGTTCACTCCGTTCCTCGCCAAGTGGCGTGAGGTCGGCTGGCGCAAACCCGCGCCCTCGGCGTCGGCGACGGTGAGCTGGATCGACCCTGCGGGGTGGGTGTCGAAGCTGCGGGTCGAGGCTCCCGACCCGGGCGCCGACCTGGATCTCGCAGCCGGTGAAGCTGCGGCGCTGGCCGGCTGGGCGGAGTTCGTCGACTCGGGCCTGGCCGACTACACCGAGGACCGCAACCGTCCGGACAAGCCGGGCACCAGCCGTATGTCGGCGCATTTGAAATTCGGCACGATCCATCCGCGGACGATGGCCGCCGATTTGAGCTTTCGCGCTCAGGGCCCGGCCACGTATCTGCGCGAGCTGGCGTTCCGCGATTTCTACGCCGCCGTTCTCGACCGGTGGCCGGACAGCGCCTGGTGGAACTGGAACCGCAACTTCGACGCCATCGAGGTCGACACTGGCCCGGAGGCCAAGAAGGCGTTCGAAGCCTGGAAGGAGGGTCGCACCGGATTTCCGATCGTCGACGCGGGGATGCGCCAGCTGCGCGACTCGGGCTTCGTGCACAACCGGGTGCGGATGATCGTGGCGTCGTTTCTGGTCAAGGATCTGCACCTGCCATGGCAGTGGGGCGCACAGTGGTTTCTCGAGCAGCTGGTCGACGGGGACATGGCCAACAATCAGCACGGCTGGCAGTGGTGTGCGGGCTCCGGCACCGACGCGGCGCCGTACTTCCGGGTGTTCAACCCGACCGCGCAGGGGCAGAAGTTCGACCCCAACGGCGACTACGTGCGGCGCTGGGTGCCGGAGCTGGCCGATGTCGACGACGTCCACAAACTCAAAGGCGGCCCGCCGCCCGGTTACCCGGAGCCGATCGTCGACCACGCCGCCGAGCGCGCCGAGGCGTTGCGCCGCTACGGCCAGATCGGCTGA
- a CDS encoding APC family permease — protein MTTEHHHGLQKTLKLHSVVLFGLAYMAPIIVLGIFGVIAEKSNGASAGSYLLATVAMLFTALSYGLMAKHYPVSGSAYTYVRKSLDARLGFVVGWAILLDYLFLPLVIWLIGGAYLSGEFPGVPFWVWIVAFIIITSTLNIVGLKVADRTNFVLMTFQLLILAIFVALSIAHLVSHSETLVSTTPFTGAGGFAAIAAGAAVSAYSFLGFDAVSTLTEETYDAEKTIPRAIVLVALIGGAIFVVVSYFVTLVSPGGTFDNVDSLAEDIAKNIGGSLFGAVFLAALILGQFTSGLAAQAAVSRLLYAMGRDGVLPRRVFAMILERFHTPAANIVLVGIIGLAAIFLDVATSTSFINFGAFTAFALVNVAVIGYFVRHRSDRLNPWRYVLLPAAGVIIDVYLLTQLDEKALILGLSWLGIGIVYLLVLTRGLTRTPPELSIDDAG, from the coding sequence GTGACCACTGAGCATCATCACGGCTTGCAGAAGACCCTGAAGCTGCACTCGGTCGTGCTCTTCGGTCTGGCCTACATGGCGCCAATCATCGTTCTGGGCATCTTCGGCGTGATCGCCGAGAAGTCCAACGGCGCCAGCGCCGGTTCCTACCTGCTGGCGACCGTGGCGATGTTGTTCACCGCCCTGAGCTACGGGTTGATGGCCAAGCATTATCCCGTCTCGGGCTCGGCCTACACCTACGTCCGCAAGTCGCTCGACGCCCGGCTGGGATTCGTTGTCGGCTGGGCGATCTTGTTGGACTACCTGTTCCTGCCGCTGGTGATCTGGCTCATCGGCGGGGCGTATCTGTCCGGTGAGTTCCCCGGGGTGCCGTTCTGGGTGTGGATCGTCGCGTTCATCATCATCACCTCGACGCTCAACATCGTCGGGCTCAAGGTCGCCGACCGCACCAACTTCGTGTTGATGACCTTCCAACTGCTCATCCTCGCCATCTTCGTCGCGCTTTCGATCGCGCATCTGGTCTCCCACTCTGAAACATTGGTCTCCACAACACCTTTCACGGGCGCGGGCGGCTTCGCCGCGATCGCGGCCGGTGCCGCCGTCTCCGCGTACTCGTTCCTGGGTTTCGACGCGGTGAGCACGTTGACCGAGGAGACCTACGACGCGGAGAAGACGATCCCGCGGGCGATCGTGTTGGTCGCGTTGATCGGCGGTGCGATCTTCGTGGTCGTCTCGTACTTCGTCACGCTGGTGTCCCCGGGCGGCACGTTCGACAACGTCGACTCGCTGGCCGAAGACATCGCCAAGAACATCGGCGGCAGCCTGTTCGGTGCGGTGTTCCTGGCGGCGCTCATCCTCGGCCAGTTCACCTCCGGGCTCGCGGCGCAGGCCGCGGTGTCGCGGCTGCTCTATGCGATGGGTCGTGACGGTGTGCTGCCCCGACGGGTGTTCGCGATGATCCTCGAGCGGTTCCACACCCCGGCGGCCAACATCGTGCTCGTCGGCATCATCGGGCTGGCCGCGATCTTCCTCGACGTGGCCACCTCGACGTCATTCATCAACTTCGGCGCGTTCACCGCGTTCGCTCTGGTGAACGTCGCCGTCATCGGTTACTTCGTCCGCCACCGCTCTGACCGCCTCAACCCGTGGCGCTACGTCCTGCTGCCGGCCGCGGGAGTCATCATCGACGTCTACCTGCTGACCCAACTCGACGAGAAGGCCCTCATCCTGGGCCTGAGCTGGCTGGGCATCGGCATCGTCTACCTGCTGGTGCTCACCCGGGGACTGACCCGCACGCCGCCGGAGCTGTCGATCGACGACGCCGGCTGA
- a CDS encoding fasciclin domain-containing protein, whose amino-acid sequence MSMKMSKKAGSLAGLTAATAFGLSVALSPVAVADNHSGPVGPGCAAYAQQVPTGPGSISGMSMAPVVVAASNNPMLTTLTAALSGKLNPEVNLVDTLNGGQFTVFAPTDDAFAKIDPATIDALKTNKDLLTSILTYHVVPGQASPNQVVGTHTTVQGQELTVTGSGDHLQVNGANVVCGGVRTANATVYLIDTVLMPPAQ is encoded by the coding sequence ATGTCGATGAAGATGTCCAAGAAGGCGGGCTCGCTGGCCGGTCTCACCGCGGCCACGGCTTTCGGCCTGTCGGTGGCGCTGAGCCCCGTCGCCGTCGCCGACAATCACAGCGGTCCGGTCGGGCCGGGTTGCGCGGCGTATGCCCAGCAGGTTCCCACCGGCCCCGGTTCAATCAGCGGCATGTCCATGGCACCGGTAGTCGTTGCGGCCTCCAACAATCCGATGCTGACCACCCTGACGGCGGCGTTGTCCGGCAAGCTGAACCCGGAGGTGAACCTCGTCGACACCCTCAACGGCGGCCAGTTCACCGTCTTCGCGCCGACGGACGACGCCTTCGCGAAGATCGATCCGGCCACCATCGATGCGCTCAAGACCAATAAGGACTTGCTGACCTCGATCCTGACCTACCACGTAGTTCCCGGCCAGGCGTCGCCGAACCAGGTGGTGGGCACCCACACGACGGTCCAGGGCCAGGAGCTGACCGTCACCGGTTCGGGCGATCACCTTCAGGTCAACGGGGCCAACGTGGTGTGCGGTGGAGTGCGCACCGCCAACGCGACGGTGTACCTGATCGACACGGTGCTGATGCCGCCGGCGCAGTAA
- a CDS encoding fasciclin domain-containing protein: MAFHRTVLSAAGLTAAAVLFAGCSSTSSTTAESSSTTSAAATTSTTTTTSAAAAPAGSLVGPGCASYAEQVPTGPGSVAGMSKDPVTVAASNNPLLKTLTSALTGKLNPNVNLVQTLDSGQFTVFAPTDDAFAKIDPATIEKLKTDSNLLTSILTYHVVPAQASPAQVVGEHKTVQGATVTVTGSGNDLKVNDAKVVCGGVQTANATVYLIDTVLMPPAQ; this comes from the coding sequence ATGGCATTTCACCGCACCGTACTGAGCGCCGCCGGGCTGACGGCGGCCGCCGTACTCTTCGCCGGCTGCTCGTCCACCAGCAGTACAACGGCCGAGTCGTCGTCGACCACCAGCGCGGCGGCCACCACCAGCACCACCACGACCACGTCGGCGGCAGCGGCACCGGCCGGCTCGCTGGTCGGCCCCGGCTGCGCGAGCTACGCCGAGCAGGTGCCAACGGGACCCGGTTCGGTCGCCGGCATGTCGAAGGACCCGGTGACGGTGGCGGCGAGCAACAACCCGCTGCTGAAGACCTTGACGTCGGCGCTGACGGGCAAGCTCAACCCGAATGTCAACCTGGTCCAGACTCTCGACAGCGGCCAGTTCACGGTCTTCGCTCCCACCGACGACGCGTTCGCCAAGATCGATCCCGCCACCATCGAGAAGCTCAAGACCGATTCGAACCTGCTGACCTCGATCCTGACCTACCACGTGGTTCCGGCGCAGGCGAGTCCCGCTCAGGTCGTGGGAGAGCACAAGACCGTCCAGGGTGCGACCGTCACCGTGACCGGGTCGGGTAACGACCTGAAGGTCAACGACGCGAAGGTCGTCTGCGGCGGTGTTCAGACCGCGAACGCGACCGTCTACCTCATCGACACGGTGTTGATGCCCCCTGCCCAGTGA
- the dxr gene encoding 1-deoxy-D-xylulose-5-phosphate reductoisomerase, whose translation MSPANRLRVLILGSTGSIGTQALEVIAENPDRFDVVGLAAGGGNPDLLARQRAETGVTNVAVADPAAAEKVGDVAYSGPDAVTRLVQETEADVVLNALVGALGLEPTLAALATGARLALANKESLVAGGPLVVKAAQPGQIVPVDSEHSALAQCLRSGTAGEVAKLVLTASGGPFRGWSAAQLEPVTPEQAGAHPTWNMGPMNTLNSASLVNKGLELIETHLLFGVPYERIEVVVHPQSIVHSMVTFTDGSTIAQASPPDMKLPISLALGWPDRVPNAAAACDFTTASTWEFEPLDASVFPAVDLARHAGETGGCLTAVYNAANEEAAAAFLDGQITFPAIVRTIADVLHAADQWVAEPATVEEVLDAQRWARQRAREAVTQEVASIR comes from the coding sequence GTGAGCCCCGCCAACCGTCTCCGGGTCCTGATCCTGGGCAGTACCGGTTCCATCGGAACCCAGGCGCTGGAGGTCATCGCCGAGAACCCGGACCGCTTTGACGTCGTCGGTCTGGCCGCCGGCGGCGGGAACCCGGACCTGCTGGCCCGGCAGCGTGCCGAGACCGGCGTGACCAACGTCGCCGTCGCCGACCCAGCCGCGGCCGAGAAAGTCGGGGACGTCGCGTACAGCGGACCCGACGCGGTGACCCGGCTGGTGCAGGAAACCGAGGCCGACGTCGTGCTCAACGCCCTGGTCGGGGCGCTGGGACTGGAGCCCACCCTGGCCGCGCTGGCCACCGGCGCACGGTTGGCGCTGGCGAATAAGGAATCCCTGGTCGCCGGCGGACCGCTGGTCGTCAAGGCAGCGCAGCCCGGCCAGATCGTGCCCGTCGACTCCGAACATTCGGCACTGGCCCAGTGCCTGCGCTCCGGCACCGCCGGCGAGGTCGCCAAGCTGGTGCTGACCGCGTCGGGCGGTCCGTTCCGCGGCTGGTCGGCCGCACAACTCGAGCCCGTCACACCCGAGCAGGCCGGCGCCCACCCCACCTGGAACATGGGTCCGATGAACACGCTGAACTCGGCGTCGCTGGTCAACAAGGGTCTCGAGCTGATCGAGACGCACCTGCTGTTCGGCGTGCCCTACGAGCGCATCGAGGTCGTGGTGCATCCGCAGTCGATCGTGCACTCGATGGTGACGTTCACCGACGGCTCGACGATCGCCCAGGCCAGCCCGCCGGACATGAAGCTCCCGATCTCGCTGGCGCTGGGCTGGCCGGACAGGGTGCCGAATGCGGCCGCGGCCTGCGACTTCACCACGGCGTCGACGTGGGAGTTCGAGCCTCTCGACGCCTCGGTGTTCCCGGCCGTCGACCTGGCCCGGCACGCCGGAGAAACCGGTGGCTGCCTGACCGCGGTCTACAACGCCGCCAATGAAGAGGCCGCCGCGGCCTTCCTCGACGGCCAGATCACCTTCCCGGCCATCGTGCGAACAATCGCCGACGTGCTGCACGCTGCGGACCAGTGGGTCGCCGAACCAGCTACCGTGGAGGAAGTACTTGACGCGCAGCGCTGGGCTCGGCAACGGGCTCGCGAGGCCGTCACACAGGAGGTCGCTTCAATCCGATGA
- a CDS encoding M50 family metallopeptidase, with protein sequence MMFVIGIALFALCILISVALHECGHMWVARATGMKVRRYFVGFGPTLWSTHRPNKLGSTEYGVKAVPLGGFCDIAGMTSVEELKPEERPYAMFRQDTWKRVAVLFAGPAMNFIIGLVLIYGIAVVWGLPNLHQPTNAMVGETACVAPQVSKDKAGDCTGPGPAALAGIKKGDVITKVGDARVGTFDELVAAVRKVNGPTVFTVDRVENGQSREFTTTVDVTATQRWTSKDATAPTTVGAIGVAPEVFAPTQYNPLSAVPATFAFTGDLAVELGKSLAKIPTKVGALVHSIGGGERDPETPISVVGASIIGGDTVDHGLWVAFWFFLAQLNFVLGAINLVPLLPFDGGHIAIAVFEKIRNLVRSARGKVAAAPVNYLKLMPATYVILVVVVGYMLLTVTADLVNPIRLFQ encoded by the coding sequence ATGATGTTCGTTATCGGCATCGCGCTGTTCGCACTGTGCATCCTCATCTCGGTGGCGCTGCACGAGTGCGGCCACATGTGGGTGGCGCGCGCCACCGGAATGAAGGTGCGCCGCTACTTCGTGGGCTTCGGACCGACCCTGTGGTCGACGCACCGGCCCAACAAGCTCGGGTCCACCGAGTACGGCGTCAAGGCCGTCCCGCTCGGAGGCTTCTGCGATATCGCCGGCATGACGTCGGTGGAGGAACTCAAGCCAGAAGAGCGCCCCTACGCGATGTTCCGGCAGGACACCTGGAAGCGGGTCGCGGTGCTGTTCGCTGGGCCGGCGATGAACTTCATCATCGGTCTGGTGCTGATCTACGGGATCGCCGTCGTCTGGGGCCTGCCGAATCTCCATCAGCCCACGAACGCGATGGTTGGCGAAACCGCTTGTGTCGCACCGCAAGTGAGCAAAGACAAGGCGGGAGACTGCACCGGGCCAGGGCCGGCGGCACTGGCGGGAATCAAGAAGGGCGACGTCATCACGAAGGTCGGCGACGCCCGGGTCGGCACCTTCGACGAGCTCGTCGCCGCGGTGCGCAAGGTGAACGGCCCCACAGTGTTCACCGTCGACCGTGTCGAGAACGGGCAGTCCCGCGAGTTCACCACCACCGTCGACGTCACCGCGACGCAGCGGTGGACCTCCAAAGATGCGACCGCGCCGACCACCGTCGGCGCCATCGGCGTCGCGCCGGAAGTTTTTGCGCCCACGCAATACAACCCGCTGTCGGCGGTACCCGCCACGTTCGCGTTCACCGGTGACCTGGCCGTCGAACTCGGCAAGTCGCTGGCCAAGATCCCGACCAAGGTCGGCGCGCTGGTGCACTCCATCGGCGGCGGCGAGCGTGACCCCGAGACCCCGATCAGCGTCGTGGGCGCCAGCATCATCGGCGGCGACACCGTCGATCACGGGCTGTGGGTGGCGTTCTGGTTCTTCCTGGCCCAGCTGAACTTTGTGCTCGGCGCGATCAACCTGGTTCCGCTGCTGCCGTTCGACGGCGGCCACATCGCGATCGCGGTCTTCGAGAAGATCCGCAATCTCGTCCGATCGGCGCGCGGCAAAGTCGCCGCGGCGCCGGTCAACTACCTGAAGCTGATGCCCGCCACCTACGTGATCCTCGTCGTGGTGGTCGGCTACATGCTGTTGACCGTCACCGCCGACCTGGTCAACCCGATCCGACTGTTCCAGTAG
- the ispG gene encoding flavodoxin-dependent (E)-4-hydroxy-3-methylbut-2-enyl-diphosphate synthase: protein MPAPPAPVLAPRRQTRQLMVRDVGVGSDYPISVQSMCTTKTHDVNSTLQQIAELTAAGCDIVRVACPRQEDADALSEIAKHSNIPVIADIHFQPKYIFAAIDAGCAAVRVNPGNIKEFDGRVGEVAKAAGAAGIPIRIGVNAGSLDKRFLEKYGKATPEALVESALWEASLFEEHGFGNIKISVKHNDPVVMVAAYEQLAEKCDYPLHLGVTEAGPAFQGTIKSAVAFGSLLSRGIGDTIRVSLSAPPVEEVKVGIQILESLNLRPRGLEIVSCPSCGRAQVDVYTLANAVSAGLDGLDVPLRVAVMGCVVNGPGEAREADLGVASGNGKGQIFVKGEVIKTVPEAQIVETLIEEAMRLASEIGDAQRGTDTSASGSPVVTVS, encoded by the coding sequence ATGCCCGCCCCGCCGGCGCCCGTGCTGGCGCCGCGCCGACAGACCCGACAGCTCATGGTGCGCGACGTCGGCGTCGGCAGCGACTACCCGATCTCGGTGCAGTCGATGTGCACCACCAAGACCCATGACGTGAACTCGACGCTGCAGCAGATCGCCGAGCTGACGGCCGCGGGCTGCGACATCGTCCGGGTGGCGTGCCCGCGCCAGGAAGACGCCGACGCGCTGTCCGAGATCGCCAAGCACAGCAACATTCCGGTGATCGCCGACATCCACTTCCAGCCCAAGTACATCTTCGCCGCGATCGACGCAGGCTGTGCGGCGGTGCGCGTCAACCCGGGCAACATCAAGGAGTTCGACGGGCGGGTCGGCGAGGTCGCCAAGGCCGCGGGCGCCGCAGGCATTCCGATCCGGATCGGGGTCAACGCCGGCTCACTGGACAAGCGGTTCCTGGAGAAGTACGGCAAGGCCACCCCGGAGGCGCTCGTCGAGTCTGCGCTGTGGGAAGCCTCGCTGTTCGAGGAGCACGGCTTCGGCAACATCAAGATCAGCGTCAAGCACAACGACCCCGTCGTCATGGTCGCTGCCTACGAGCAGCTGGCCGAAAAGTGCGACTATCCCTTGCATCTCGGCGTGACCGAGGCCGGGCCGGCGTTCCAGGGCACGATCAAGTCGGCGGTCGCGTTCGGTTCGCTGTTGTCGCGGGGAATCGGCGACACGATCCGCGTCTCGCTGTCGGCACCGCCGGTTGAGGAAGTCAAGGTCGGCATCCAGATCCTCGAGTCGCTGAACCTGCGACCGCGCGGTCTGGAGATCGTGTCCTGCCCCTCGTGTGGCCGGGCTCAGGTCGACGTCTATACGTTGGCCAATGCGGTGTCGGCGGGTCTGGACGGGCTCGATGTGCCGTTGCGGGTGGCCGTGATGGGCTGCGTCGTCAACGGTCCGGGCGAGGCCCGCGAGGCCGATCTCGGCGTGGCGTCGGGCAACGGCAAGGGACAGATCTTCGTCAAGGGCGAAGTCATCAAGACCGTGCCGGAAGCGCAGATCGTCGAGACGCTGATTGAAGAGGCAATGAGACTCGCCTCCGAGATCGGCGACGCCCAGCGCGGCACGGATACATCTGCCAGCGGTTCGCCGGTCGTGACCGTAAGCTGA
- a CDS encoding GNAT family N-acetyltransferase, whose protein sequence is MSAPPLFRLVDERRVSVARDAAAVGRVLADDPVASCMVAARVAEHGVEPQAIGGELWTRRRADESLCYAGANLIPLRGAQPDLHAFADKAMSTARRCSSLVGRAELVLPMWDRLQHAWGPARDVRDRQPLMALGVAPSSRIDPAVRRVRVDELDAYLVAAIDMFIGEVGIDPRIGDGGRGYRRRVASLIAAGRAYARFEHGQVVFKAEVGSQSPVVGQIQGVWVHPEWRGHGLGTAGTAAVAAAVVNSGRIASLYVNSFNEVARAAYARVGFAEVGMFATVLLD, encoded by the coding sequence ATGTCGGCTCCGCCACTGTTCCGTCTGGTCGACGAACGACGGGTTTCAGTGGCGCGCGACGCCGCGGCGGTGGGCCGCGTGCTCGCCGACGATCCGGTGGCCTCCTGCATGGTGGCGGCCCGGGTCGCCGAGCATGGGGTGGAACCGCAGGCCATCGGCGGAGAGCTGTGGACGCGCCGTCGCGCGGACGAATCGCTGTGTTACGCCGGGGCCAACCTGATCCCGCTGCGCGGTGCGCAGCCCGACCTGCATGCATTCGCCGATAAGGCGATGAGCACCGCGCGCCGCTGCTCGTCTCTGGTCGGGCGGGCCGAGTTGGTGCTACCGATGTGGGATCGTCTGCAGCACGCGTGGGGACCCGCCCGCGACGTCCGCGACCGTCAACCACTCATGGCGCTGGGGGTGGCGCCGTCGTCCCGGATCGACCCGGCGGTGCGACGCGTGCGAGTCGACGAGCTCGACGCCTACCTGGTCGCCGCGATCGACATGTTCATCGGTGAGGTCGGTATTGACCCGCGGATCGGTGACGGCGGTCGGGGCTACCGGCGTCGGGTCGCCAGTCTGATCGCGGCGGGGCGCGCCTATGCCCGCTTCGAGCACGGCCAGGTTGTGTTCAAGGCCGAGGTGGGATCGCAGTCTCCGGTGGTCGGTCAGATCCAGGGCGTGTGGGTGCACCCGGAGTGGCGTGGCCACGGGCTCGGCACCGCGGGCACGGCGGCCGTGGCTGCCGCGGTGGTCAACAGCGGGCGCATCGCCAGCCTGTACGTCAACAGCTTCAACGAGGTCGCACGCGCGGCCTACGCCCGGGTGGGCTTCGCCGAGGTCGGGATGTTCGCGACGGTCCTGCTCGACTGA